One segment of Theobroma cacao cultivar B97-61/B2 chromosome 9, Criollo_cocoa_genome_V2, whole genome shotgun sequence DNA contains the following:
- the LOC18590878 gene encoding uncharacterized protein LOC18590878, producing MASSKSYYSRPNCRFLSGDQQLQATRRHDSAAAFEFEESDIYSNSASTRSDSPELRTSSRVAKKTSTKRGGGGGGVVGGDSGVGGTPSSLPVNIPDWSKILREEYRDNRRRSESDDDDVEGDDWSEGGVRIPPHEFLAKQMARTRIASFSVHEGIGRTLKGRDLRRVRNAIFEKTGFED from the coding sequence atggCGAGTAGCAAAAGCTATTACTCGAGACCGAACTGCCGATTTCTGTCGGGCGATCAACAACTGCAAGCGACGCGGAGGCATGACTCGGCGGCGGCATTCGAGTTTGAGGAGTCGGACATTTACAGCAACTCGGCCTCGACTCGCTCTGACTCGCCCGAGCTTCGCACCAGTAGTCGAGTAGCAAAAAAGACGTCGACGAAGCGCGGCGGCGGCGGCGGAGGAGTAGTAGGAGGGGATTCCGGAGTGGGAGGAACGCCGTCGTCGTTGCCGGTCAACATACCGGACTGGTCGAAGATTTTGAGGGAAGAGTACAGGGACAACCGGAGGAGATCGGAGAGCGACGATGATGACGTGGAAGGAGACGATTGGTCGGAAGGAGGAGTTAGGATTCCGCCTCACGAGTTTTTGGCAAAGCAAATGGCGAGGACGAGGATCGCGTCGTTCTCTGTTCACGAAGGCATAGGGAGGACTTTGAAAGGAAGAGATCTGAGGAGGGTCAGAAAtgcaatttttgaaaaaaccGGGTTCGAAGattga